The following is a genomic window from bacterium.
GGAGCGGCCTCCTCGACATCGACACGGCGCTCGAGAACGGCTCGAAGTACATCAGCTGGTTCGGCGAGTTCTTCGAGATCGCGCTGAAGCTCGAGCGCACGACGGAGGCGTGGCGGATCTCGCATCCGAAGGAGACCGCCGAACTGGAGGCGCGGCAGGAGACGCTCTACAGGAGCGTGATCGCGATGGGCCGGGACGGCTACGGCGCGTGCTGCGAGCGAATCTGCGAGTTCATCGACATGTGCGAGAGCGGCGGGGCGGTCGACGAGGCGACAGCCAACCTCTACTTCAGGGCGCTGGAGTTCATCGACGAGAACGACAGGGTGGGAAAGTTGATGGACGCCGGCGATCCCGCCAAGGGGGCATGACATGGACGTGTTCGAGGAGTCATCGATGAAGCCGCGCAAGAACGCGGAGTGAGACATCTCACCGTCGATGAGCTGGAGCACGGCGAGTTGCCATCGATGCGGCCGCGCGTCAACACCGACTGAGGCGGTTCGCTGCCGACCACGCGTTTCACGCGGTCGATTTGGAGCCGCGCGCGCCGCGATCCCCCACCGGATTTCAACGTGACCTGCGCGAGGCCGCCCCGCGCAGGGCCGACGGCGGGACCGCAGGGGCGGAGCCGCGGAGCGGCCATTTAGAGCCCGCCGTTACGATCGTCCGCGACCGCGGCGCCGCCGCCGCGACACGCCCGAACGAATTCCGACCGAAAGGAGCGAACCAGAGTGAAGCCCAACACGCTCGTCAGCACCGTCGGCACCAGCCTGCTGAATCCTTTCAAGAACACGCCGCTCGAGGGCGCGGCGCCGGCGGAACTCGCGGAGGAGCTGCGCCGCAAGGATCCCGCCGACCGCACGTGCGGCGCCGAGATCAACTCCGTCGCGGACATGCGCGCGCGCGGCCTCGTCGCCGGGGACGCGAAGCTCCATTTCTGCGTCTCGGACACGCCGAGCGGCCGCCGCGTGGGCGCGGTGCTGGCCGAGTACTTCGGCCGTGAGGGCGCGATCTGCGAGGTCCACGCCATCGAAGGGCTGCGCGACGACGACACGCGGCTCTTCAAGACCGTCGGCCTGCGCAACCTGGCGCGCAAGCTCGGCGAGCTCGTCCGGCGGGCGGGCGACGCCCGGTTCGTCGCGATCAACGCGACGGGCGGCTTCAAGGCCCAGATCGCGGTCGCGGTGCTGATCGGCCAGGCGCTCGGGGTGGCCGTGCACTACAAGTTCGAGCTGTTCCCGGAGATCATCGAATTCCCGCCGATGCCGGTCTCGTTCGACTTCGAGCTGCTCGGCCGCTTCGCGGACGACCTCTGCGCCTTCGAAGACGGCGAAGTCGTCGCGCGGCGCGAGGAGGACGTCGAGCCGGCGCTGCGCGTGCTGCTGGAGGAGGTCCCGAACGAGGACGGCCGGTCGCTGTGGGCGCTGGCGCCGATCGGCCAGATCTACCTCGAGGGCTTCCGCCTGCGCCACCCCGCGGCCAGAAGCCTCCCGCCGAACGCCGACGCGCCGGCCGAGGTCCGCCTGCGCGACGACCACTTCCCCGACGGCTTCCGCGAGTACCTCGAGCGGGTCTGCCGCGAGAATCGGTTCGTCACCCGCTGCCACACCATCCCGTACGAGGGGCAGCGGGCGATCCGCGACCGGAGCTTCCGCGTCCGCGACGGCGAGATCGTGGCCGAGTACGTGGACCGCAGCGGCTTCGGCGCGCGGGCGGCGATGCTGACGACGGCGAAGCGCCCCGTCGAGCTGGCCGTCGCCGCGCAGTTCCTCAACGAGCGGTACGGTCGGAGCTGACGACCCGCGCGATCGCTTCCTCCAGCCGCGCGCGCGCGGCCCGTTCGGCGCGCGCCGCGGCGCAGAGGGGGCACTCGGGGCCGTCGAGTCGGCCGTGCCGCGGGCAGTCGTAGGCGAGCGGCGCGCCGCAGTCCGGACAGACCAGCGGCCCGGCCTCGCGCGGGCCGGTCGCCCCGCAGCGCCGGCAGCGCAGGAGGGCGCGCCCCTCGGGCTCCGTCATTCTCCGCGCTCCCGTTCCACGGCGACATCCGAGGCGAAGGCGGCGTCGTCGTCGGAGACGGCCGTCGCGGAAATGTCCGAGGCGGCGGCGTCCGAGGCGTTCGTGGCGGCGGCGGCGGCGCCTCCGTCGTCGGCCGCGGCGCCCGCGGAGTCTTTCGCGCCGCCGAACAGACGTTCCACCGCCGCGTCCGGCACGGCGACCGGGAAGACGTCGATCGCCTCCCCCGCTCGCCAGCGCGCGACGACCGGACGCCGCGCGAACGCGCCGAAGAGCTCGCGGTCGAGCCGCCGGCTCAAGGCGTTGACGCCGACGATCGGGTTCGTGCGGTAGCGCTCGTAGAGGCAGAAGCGCCCCTCGAAGTGGTCGTGGCCGCGCAGCATCCGCCCGAGGGGGATCCCGAGGCGGCCGGAGGCCAAGGCGCAGAACTCGGCGAAGTCCTCGCAGCCGAACTCCGCCCCGCGCATCGCGCGCGAGGGCAGGCGTCGCCGCGCGCGCTCGCTGGCCCGGCACCAGACGAAGTCGTTGCGGCAGAGCGCGTCGTCCAGGTCGCGGGGCGTCGCCAGGCCGTCCCAGAGATCGCGCTGCGGCACGCCGCCGTGCGCCGCGAGCGTTCCGTCGGGCAGGAAGAGGGCGCGCGGCGCGCGGGCGATCAGCCGGACATAGGCGCGCCCCGCGGCGACGACGGCCTCGTCCTCCCCCATCCGGTCGAGATCGTCGGCCAAGTCCCCGGGCTCGACGTCCGACGCGAACGTCCCCGTCGCCTCGTCGTAGGAGAGGGCGACGTCGTGGTTGCCGGCGAGCAGCGCGTATCGGTCGGGCGCGTCGCCCAGCAGTTCCATCGCCCGAAGCATCGTGTCGTAGGAGAGGGCACCGTCGTCGATCAGGTCGCCGAGCAGCAGGACGACGTGCGGCCGGTCGCCCGCCGCGCGCTCGATCGCCGCGGCGCAGCACTCGAGGGCCAAGAGGTCGCCGTGGATGTCCCCGATCGCCCAGATCTCGCGGTTCCGCAGCGCCTCGCCGCCGCGCAGCACGAGGCCGCCCGGCGCGACCGGCTCCGCGAACGGCGCCAGCGCGAGGCGTCCGTCCGCGGCGTCCGCGTCGAGCCGCGCCGCGATCTCCGCGGCCCGCCGCCGCCGTTCCGCGCGCGTCTCTTCATCCAGCGCCAAGGCGACGGCCTCGGGCGGCACGTCGAGCGCCTCCTGCAGCGCGCCGCCAAGGGTGCATACGGCCACCGGCGAGGGAACAGGAACGACGCCCGGAGCGACGACCGCCATCGTCGCGGCGGGCGCATCCACCGGAGGACTTGGGAGATTGTTCTCCGCTCCCGACAGCGCTGCTGAATCCATCGTCGCGACGGACGCGTCAGCCTCCACGACAGGCAAAGCCTCCGCCCCCGCTGCATCCGTAGCGGCAATTGACGACGCGCCGCGCGGCTGCGCCGGCGCAGATGCCCCATCCGCTTCCGCCCTCAGCGGAAGCTCCTCCGCACGCGACGAAGCAACATGGCGCGCCACTCGAGCCAGCGCGCGGCGAGCGACGGCAGCGGCACGCGCCCTCACGCCGATTCCCCCGTGCGATGTCTCGCCGCGGGGTGGCACGGGGATCTCCCCCGAAGTATCAATTGACGCGCGTCTGTACCGTGAGGCGTTCGCCGCCGTCCTGTTCTGAATTTCCGGCCGGCGGCACGCATCCAAGAAAGCGACGAACGCCGCGAATTCCTGATTCGATGCGGGAGTCGGCCGTTTCTCGTCCGAGAGCGGTGCTGCACCCGCTGCGCCTTCTGGTATGGCGCTGTAGATCCGCATGTAGGCCGTCTCGCGATCGCAGTCCGTCGCGACGCCAGCGACCTTGTCGATCGCACTTCGGAGAGCGGCGCCGCCGTCGTCCTGTCGGGGGCCGCGCTTCGCCACGCTCCGGCGCACGCCCTTCCTCGGGGCCGGCTGAGCGTAGCAACGATTCAGGTTGAGCACGCGAAGCGCCGCCCACAGGGCGCTGCCCTCTTCGAGCGGACTCCAGCGGCTCGCGCAGACGACCTGCGCGAATTCGAAAAACGTCGTCCACCGTCTGTCCTCACTCACGCTCATCGGGCTCACCCGCGCTTCGTCGGCGCGCTGTGGCGGCCGGTCCGCTCGATCCGCACCTCCAACGCCAGACGGTCGCTCTTGAGCGCAATGACGTCGCCGTCCTGAATCGGCGTCGGGGTGTCGGAGAGCGGCGCGCCGTTGAGGAACGAGCGGTTGCGGGGGGCGGACGGCGAGAACGCGACCCATCCCCCGCTCGACTCGCGCCACTCGACGCGGAACTGTTCGTCGGACGCGAACTTGGCGTCCTCGCCGCAGAACCCGGCGAGGAGCCCGCGCCCGATCGGCGCGCCGACGCTCGCCGTGATCCGCCGTTCCTGCCCGGTCGCCCTCGAGCGGAGCACGAGCACGCCGACGTCCCAGAAGCCGCAGTCGCGGCAGGGAGCGGTCGGCGCGTAGCCGGAACCGCCGCAGCGCGGGCAGTCAGGCATCGACGGTCTCCCCGATCTCCACGCGCATCGGGAGCTTCTTGATCGCGCGCTTCTCGTCGCCCACGGAGATCTCGTCGTCCGGGTGCAGCTCCTCGGTCCCGTCCAGCGTCTTGCCGTTGAGGAGCGTCGCGTGTCTCGCCGACGAATCCGGCTCGAGGAACCATTTCTCGCCGTGCCGGATCAGCCGGCACTGCACCGAGGACCAGCAGCGCGCGTCGTCGCCCGCGCCCAGGAGCCGGCCTTGGCCGAGCGTGGTGTCGATCGTCGCCGTGATCACGACGACGTCGGCGCCGCCGTCGCGCCGCATCACCAGCCGCAGCGGCACGTTCCCGCCCAGATGCGGCGGCGCGTCGGGCGCGGGCGGCCGCGGCGGCGGAAGCGGGCGCGGCGCGGGAATCGAGATCGGCCGTCCGAGGAGCGCCGCGTGCAGATCGGCCGCCGTCGGCCGCGCCGCCGGGGTCGGGTCGAGCGCCGCGAAGAGCGCCGCCTCGAGCCGCTCGGTCGCGCCGTCGGCGTCCGGGATGCGCTCGAGCAGTTTCGGATGAACGGCGTGGGCGCGGACGGCCGTCGCATAGTTCTTCGGGTCGTCCGCCGCGTAGGGATGCCCGCCCCGCGCCAGGATCTCGCAGACGATCAGCGCTGCGGTGAAGACGTCCGACGCCTCCGTCGGCACGGCGCCCGACAGGTGCTCGGGCGAGAGGTAGTTCGCCGTGCCGACGTAGTTGTTGCCCGGATCGTCGTGCCACGGCGCCTTGACGTCCGAAAGGACGGTGAAATCCATGTCGATCAGCTTGACGCGGTAGCCGGCCTCGATCGACGCATCCTCGAGCAGCTCGATGTTCGGCGGCTTGAGGTCCGTATGCACGATCTTCTGCGCGTGCAGGACGGCCAGACCCTTGAGGAAGACGCGGGCCCAGGTAAGCCGCCGCGCCCACGACGCGACCGACGGGTCCCGACGCGCCACATCCAGTACCGTGTCGAGATCCTTGCCGGCATCCAGGAACTCGAACGCCTGGAAGTAGCACGGGCCGCCGGAGTCGGCCTCGAAGAACTTGATCATCTCGTAGCAGTAGCGGCTCGCGTCCGACGACTGGATGCGCCGCCGCATCTCCGCCTGATACGCGATGTAGCCCTTGTACCACGGCGTCAAGGACGTCGGCACCTTGTACTGCTTGAGGAAGACGCGGCGTCCCGTCTTGTCGGTCGCGCGGAACGGCGTCGCAAAGTAGCCGCCGCCGAGACGCGCCTCGACCGTGAAGTCGTCGATCGTTTGTCCTTCGCGCAGATTTCGAGCCATGCCCTTCTCCTAACGCTGCTGCCGGGCGTTCACCGGCAAGCTCGCGGGACCCCACGACGCCTGTCCGAAGAGCCCGCGCCGCACTTCGGCGCGCTGCCCGACCTGCATCCGCGAGGCCGACACCGACTTCCCGATCCCCGCCAGCACGCGGCTGAAGTCCACCGTCGCCAGGCCGTCGCCGACCTTGCCGCAGACCTCGTATTCGCTCCGCTCCACCGTCGCCAGCTGGTCGAACGCCGCCGACTCCGGCCCGACGAGGAAGAGCATCACCCGCAGATCGCGGATCTTCTGGATCACGTCGGGCATCCGCTCCATCTGCTCCTTGACGCACAGCCCGTCCTCGAGCGGCTCGTCGGTGAGCATGACGACCACGCGATGGCACGTCGCGGCGTCGCGCCACGGGAAGTCGAGGCAGGTGTCGAGCGCGAACAGCGGCGCCTCGTCGCCGATCACCTCGATCCGCCCGATCGCCTGCGCGAACTCGGCGGCGTCGTTGGTGAAGAGCCGCCCCTGCTGGCCGAGGTAGAGCTGGTCGATCACGCACTCGTTGAACGCCGACGACATGCCGACGACGGCGCCGCCGCGCGGCTTTCCGGCCGCGTAGTGGGCGACGAAGTCGAAGCGCAGGTCCCACTGCCGCTGGCCGTCCGCGCCGAGCCCCCGCACGAAGTCGGCGATGTGGGCCTTGACCGCCTCGAGGCAGGGCAGCATCGATCCCGAGCGGTCGAGGCAGAAGACGACGTCGGCCACGCCGCGCGCGCTCACTGGACCGGCTCCAGGTCGGCCACGGCGCTGCCCGACACGGTGCGGGCAAGCTGCGAGAGGACCGTGCGGAAGTTCTCCTGGTCCGCCGTGTACTGCGCCAGCGCGTCCTGCGGGTTGGCGCCGGGGATCGGCTCGTACTCCACCCGCTGGATCTGCGACAGCTCGTCGTAGCACTTCATGTCCGGGGCGAAGACGTTGAGCATGATGCGCGCGTTCTCGATCGCGTTGCGCACGTCGTCGAACGTCCCGCCGACCACGCCCTTGCGCAGCAGCGTCGGCTTGTAGCTGGCGTCGGTGAAGACGACCACGACGCGCGCCGCCTCGGAGCGCCGGCGCCACGCGTCCGGCCGCTCCTCGTCCTTCGGCGTCTCCGGCATCGTCGCCACGACGTGCAGGGCGTCGAGCAGCGTCTCCGGCTCGTCGCCGCCGCCGGCCGCCTCCAACGCCGCGAGCTGGGCCTTGAGCTCGGCCGCGTCCCGCACGAACACGTTGTCCACGAGCGGCACGGCGTCCACCTCGTAGTCGCGGAACCCCACGACCTTCCCGCGCCAGTCCTTCACCGGCCGCGCGTTGTTGGCGTCGCCCGCCGTCAACGAGTCGATGAAGACGCCGATGTTCTCCTTGAGCGCGGAGATGCAGGGCGCCATGCTGCCCGTCGCGTCGATCAAGAAGACCAGATCCACCACGCCTTTGACCTTGTCCCGCTGTCCCGTCATATCCTCTTCCTCCGATTCAGAGACGAGCCGCCGCGCCTTCGCTGACAGGCTCCGCGGCCGCGTCCGCCGTCGCCGCATCCGGCCAGCCCAGCCACTCCCCGTAGGCCTTGCCGATCCGCTCCATCACCGCCCCGAGCGGCTCGACGGCCGGCAGCGGATCGCCGTCCTCGCCCTGCGATCCCCCCTCGAGCACGCCGACCGCGCGCGCCGCGGAGCGCTCGCCGGCCGCGCGCAGCGCGCGGCGGGCGGCCTTCCAGCCCGCGCTCGCGCCGGTGCGGCAGCGACGGCGCGTCGCGTCCCACGACTCCGCGGTCACCGCGTCGCGCGCCGTCGCCAGAACCTCGTGGAGTTCGAGGCAATGGCGGCGCGATTCGGGCGCCGTCTTCGCCGCCGGGAGCGGCGTCGCGAACCGCTCCGCGAGATCGCCCAACGCGCCGAGCGCCTCGCCGTCGGAGGGAGCGGCGGCGCGGGCGAGATCGCGCAGGCGCAGCGCGCCGACCTTGACCGTGCGACGGCAACTC
Proteins encoded in this region:
- a CDS encoding putative CRISPR-associated protein, whose translation is MKPNTLVSTVGTSLLNPFKNTPLEGAAPAELAEELRRKDPADRTCGAEINSVADMRARGLVAGDAKLHFCVSDTPSGRRVGAVLAEYFGREGAICEVHAIEGLRDDDTRLFKTVGLRNLARKLGELVRRAGDARFVAINATGGFKAQIAVAVLIGQALGVAVHYKFELFPEIIEFPPMPVSFDFELLGRFADDLCAFEDGEVVARREEDVEPALRVLLEEVPNEDGRSLWALAPIGQIYLEGFRLRHPAARSLPPNADAPAEVRLRDDHFPDGFREYLERVCRENRFVTRCHTIPYEGQRAIRDRSFRVRDGEIVAEYVDRSGFGARAAMLTTAKRPVELAVAAQFLNERYGRS
- a CDS encoding hydrogenase maturation nickel metallochaperone HypA → MTEPEGRALLRCRRCGATGPREAGPLVCPDCGAPLAYDCPRHGRLDGPECPLCAAARAERAARARLEEAIARVVSSDRTAR
- a CDS encoding metallophosphoesterase, encoding MAVCTLGGALQEALDVPPEAVALALDEETRAERRRRAAEIAARLDADAADGRLALAPFAEPVAPGGLVLRGGEALRNREIWAIGDIHGDLLALECCAAAIERAAGDRPHVVLLLGDLIDDGALSYDTMLRAMELLGDAPDRYALLAGNHDVALSYDEATGTFASDVEPGDLADDLDRMGEDEAVVAAGRAYVRLIARAPRALFLPDGTLAAHGGVPQRDLWDGLATPRDLDDALCRNDFVWCRASERARRRLPSRAMRGAEFGCEDFAEFCALASGRLGIPLGRMLRGHDHFEGRFCLYERYRTNPIVGVNALSRRLDRELFGAFARRPVVARWRAGEAIDVFPVAVPDAAVERLFGGAKDSAGAAADDGGAAAAATNASDAAASDISATAVSDDDAAFASDVAVERERGE
- a CDS encoding protein kinase; this encodes MARNLREGQTIDDFTVEARLGGGYFATPFRATDKTGRRVFLKQYKVPTSLTPWYKGYIAYQAEMRRRIQSSDASRYCYEMIKFFEADSGGPCYFQAFEFLDAGKDLDTVLDVARRDPSVASWARRLTWARVFLKGLAVLHAQKIVHTDLKPPNIELLEDASIEAGYRVKLIDMDFTVLSDVKAPWHDDPGNNYVGTANYLSPEHLSGAVPTEASDVFTAALIVCEILARGGHPYAADDPKNYATAVRAHAVHPKLLERIPDADGATERLEAALFAALDPTPAARPTAADLHAALLGRPISIPAPRPLPPPRPPAPDAPPHLGGNVPLRLVMRRDGGADVVVITATIDTTLGQGRLLGAGDDARCWSSVQCRLIRHGEKWFLEPDSSARHATLLNGKTLDGTEELHPDDEISVGDEKRAIKKLPMRVEIGETVDA
- a CDS encoding VWA domain-containing protein, which translates into the protein MSARGVADVVFCLDRSGSMLPCLEAVKAHIADFVRGLGADGQRQWDLRFDFVAHYAAGKPRGGAVVGMSSAFNECVIDQLYLGQQGRLFTNDAAEFAQAIGRIEVIGDEAPLFALDTCLDFPWRDAATCHRVVVMLTDEPLEDGLCVKEQMERMPDVIQKIRDLRVMLFLVGPESAAFDQLATVERSEYEVCGKVGDGLATVDFSRVLAGIGKSVSASRMQVGQRAEVRRGLFGQASWGPASLPVNARQQR
- a CDS encoding VWA domain-containing protein encodes the protein MTGQRDKVKGVVDLVFLIDATGSMAPCISALKENIGVFIDSLTAGDANNARPVKDWRGKVVGFRDYEVDAVPLVDNVFVRDAAELKAQLAALEAAGGGDEPETLLDALHVVATMPETPKDEERPDAWRRRSEAARVVVVFTDASYKPTLLRKGVVGGTFDDVRNAIENARIMLNVFAPDMKCYDELSQIQRVEYEPIPGANPQDALAQYTADQENFRTVLSQLARTVSGSAVADLEPVQ